The following are encoded together in the Montipora foliosa isolate CH-2021 chromosome 12, ASM3666993v2, whole genome shotgun sequence genome:
- the LOC137979857 gene encoding uncharacterized protein, with protein MTRTGKKRQGCPCRTDGKFCTASCKCGSTRKPCKNKDESTSQQTALQTADATRQNQLSEEEEAKLENQRVAEFIDTLDEQTVKALAIKALQRGVGSMEYVDSLLLMEPEDKNASDQEDEDEQGNASSVRVPQPSGQFVDQEPVPDWCKCGCCRTMPQDIENKCCARRNCTSQTRRFRKLCLDAEYLQLCAKNTADIRNDRQDSSSRTFRKAAYRNYILDTHGHLGKRKRKVVPSCCVLCIRRHYPSATGVYMGFRAQ; from the exons ATGACAAGAACTGGAAAGAAACGCCAAGGATGTCCTTGCAGAACCGATGGAAAGTTTTGCACTGCGTCTTGTAAGTGTGGATCTACGAGAAAGCCATGCAAAAACAAA GATGAAAGTACAAGCCAGCAAACAGCGCTGCAAACAGCCGACGCAACTcggcaaaaccaattgagtgaAGAAGAGGAAGCAAAATTGGAAAATCAACGTGTTGCG gaGTTTATTGACACCCTTGATGAGCAAACGGTAAAGGCGTTGGCCATAAAGGCATTGCAGAGAGGTGTAGGAAGTATGGAATATGTAGATTCCCTCTTACTAATGGAACCAGAAGATAAAAATGCTTCTGACcaagaagatgaagatgaacaGGGCAATGCATCGTCTGTGCGAGTGCCCCAACCAAGTGGTCAATTCGTTGACCAAGAACCAGTTCCTGACTGGTGCAAGTGTGGATGCTGTCGCACAATGCCTCAGGacattgaaaataaatgttgtgcGCGACGTAACTGTACTTCTCAAACAAGGCGCTTCCGCAAATTATGTTTGGATGCTGAGTATCTGCAGCTCTGTGCAAAGAATACTGCAGACATCCGCAATGATAGACAAGACAGCAGTAGTCGTACTTTTCGCAAAGCTGCCTATAGAAACTACATTTTAGATACTCATGGTCACCTTGggaaaagaaagaggaaagtTGTTCCCTCTTGCTGTGTTCTTTGTATCAGAAGACACTATCCATCTGCAACGGGTGTATACATGGGTTTCAGAGCTCAATGA
- the LOC137979844 gene encoding uncharacterized protein — MEMTTGYIIDLEVLDKREVELKSVNMEKKALEIILQRIKHVLKVVEVVTDASASIKKMMGDLFQDIFHSLDVWHKAKSIRKCINKTGSSKDLQKISQWSDHIINHFWYCCETAAKETNSDDEALSKMKDKWIGLLHHVCNDHDWPGGNCDHGDLPEDRSLPWFDRRAKDFEALQQIILDPALLESFKFYIKFRHTGPLECANSMALMYTSKKVSFTKTVYRARRKLTAIDWNYHNDLPFATSEDAETIITRKYNQRTKSWDVRKLKVAKDYGYMWILVAKIFKLRSDDDDAVTREVPMEPDDPRLIAPTIAECEPLPPHELLARRKSRFSQTSSS; from the exons ATGGAAATGACTACTGGCTACATAATTGATTTAGAGGTACTTGACAAGAGAGAGGTCGAGCTGAAGTCAGTCAACATGGAGAAAAAAGCCCTTGAAATCATTTTGCAGAGGATCAAGCATGTTTTGAAAGTGGTTGAAGTTGTGACAGATGCTTCAGCCAGTATAAAGAAGATGATGGGTGA CCTGTTTCAAGATATTTTTCATTCTCTGGATGTATGGCATAAGGCCAAGAGCATTAGAAAGTGCATTAACAAG aCTGGCAGTTCAAAGGATCTGCAGAAAATAAGTCAGTGGTCAGATCACATTATCAACCACTTCTGGTACTGCTGTGAAACAGCTGCAAAAGAGACCAACAGCGACGATGAGGCTCTGAGTAAaatgaag GACAAATGGATTGGCTTACTGCACCACGTATGCAATGATCATGACTGGCCTGGAGGAAATTGTGATCATGGAGATTTGCCAGAAGACCGTTCTCTTCCGTGGTTTGACAGGAGGGCAAAGGATTTTGAAGCTCTTCAGCAAATCATTCTTGACCCTGCTTTACTGGAGAGTTTCAAGTTCTATATTAAATTCAG GCATACTGGTCCTTTAGAGTGTGCCAACAGCATGGCCCTGATGTACACGTCCAAAAAAGTTTCCTTCAC GAAAACAGTTTACAGAGCAAGAAGGAAGTTAACTGCCATCGATTGGAATTACCATAACGATCTTCCCTTCGCAACAAGTGAGGATGCAGAGACCATCATCACCAGGAAATACAATCAGAGGACGAAATCATGGGATGTGAGAAAACTGAAGGTGGCAAAAGATTATGGATACATGTGGATTCTGGTGGCCAAAATCTTTAAACTGcgaagtgatgatgatgatgcagtGACACGGGAAGTTCCTATGGAGCCAGATGATCCCAGACTTATTGCACCCACAATTGCAGAGTGTGAGCCCCTTCCACCTCATGAGCTCCTTGCAAGACGAAAGAGCCGGTTTTCTCAGACAAGCAGCTCATAG